The following is a genomic window from Bactrocera tryoni isolate S06 chromosome 2, CSIRO_BtryS06_freeze2, whole genome shotgun sequence.
ACTCCTTCTTACTGCCTAGAGTTACtttgaaatgctttttgaaGTTTACTTTCCTTGTTGTGCCGTCTCTTGGGAGGAGGGCCAGCGGTGTGCTCTCCGCTAGAGCGTCCATCTGCCTGGAGGACATTATCTTCCCTCTCCCGCAGCCTTCTGTtgacattagcagcatggtGTGCTTTGCTGCTAGCTTGATCACCTtatgcagcggtgtgagctctAATAAGACCTCCAGTGCCACTGTGGGGCATGTGCGCATTGCCCCTGAAGCACAGACACATGCAAGTCTTTGCAGCTTTGACAGTCTCTGAATCACAGAGGACTGTGCTGCTTTGGTGGCCCAGGCAACCGCTCCATAGGTGACGATGGGCCTTactatcatggtatacagccatctcATGATGTTTGGCTTGCATCCCCATGATCTGCCGGCTAGGCGTCTGCAAATCATAAGTGCTCTTGTTGCTTTGGACAGCGTTAAGTCCAAATGCCTGCTCCATTTTAGTGTTGAGTCTAGGGTGACGCCAAGGAATTTGACCTCCCTAGACATTTCCACCTCTGCGCCTCCAATTGTTAGGGTCCTCAGGCCCGGAAGAGATCTCCGCCTAGTGAATGGGATCACGGTGGTTTTTGCTGGGTTGATGTTTAACCCTACCGTGTTACACCATTCCTTCGCCAATTTTAAGCCCCTTTGAACAATGTCACAGAGAGTGTTCTCAAATCTACCTCTCGCCATtatgacaatgtcgtccgcgtaccCTTGACAGCGGATTCCATTGCTGGTGAGCAGCTCGAGTAGTTCGTCTACTATCAGGCTCCAAAGCAGAGGGGACAGTACTccaccctgtgggcagcccctcGTGGTGCCAAGACGAATTTTACTTCCTCCAACTGTTGTTTCTGCAACCCTAGTGCGCAGAAGGGCTTCCGTCCATCTGCGTATCGAGGGATTTACGTTCCTTCTCTCGAGTGCCTTGATGACGCTAGTGTGAGACGCGTTATCAAAGGCCCCTTCGATATCAAGGAAGGCGCAGATCGCAACCTCGCCATTATCCAGCGAATCCTGTAGCTCAGACGCGAGTTGGTACAGAGCGGTATTTGTAGATCTACCTGCCCTGTACGCGTGTTGTCCGGCATGTAGGGGTGCAATCTTCAGCGCTTCCGATCTAATATGGTTGTCTATTACTTTTTCCATccccttcagcataaaggacgTGAGACTAATAGGCCGGAACGATTTGGCTAACGAATAGTCTCTCCTCCCTATCTTGGGGATGAAAATCACTTTTGCTATTCTCCACGGTTCGGGGATATACGACATCGCCAGGCTGTCTCTCATCAGCCCCAGCAGGTGTGGTAGGAGGATATCCATACCTTGCTGCAGTAGGGCCGGGAAGACGCCGTCCACTCCCGGTGATTTGTAGCTCGAGAAGGAGGCCAGTGCCCACCTGACTGAGTCAGCAGTGAACAGAGTCCTTGCCGTCAGCCAGTCTGAGCGATCCTGCCTGCGTGTGACCAAGGTTGGGGTTAGGTCAGCTCTCTCTCCGGGAAGTGCGTTTGTAGGAGCGTTTCTGCCCTCTGCTCCGCGCTTGTCGTATATGTCCCGTCCTGTCTCTTTAGGGATAATACTGTGTCCGTCCTACCCTTCGACAACGCCTTGTGCAGTCGAGCTGCCTCCGGGGTCGAGGAGACGCTATCACAGAATTTCCTGAAACTGTTTGACTTGGCAAGCCTAATCTCCTTGTTGTAGGCTGTTAGGTGCCATTTGTAGTTCTCCCAACTGTCTGTGCGCTTGGCCTTGTTGAACAACCTACGCACCTTCAGTCTGAGGGCTGAGAGTTTACTGGACCACCATGGGCAGCCTTGTTTGCTGGTGGTCGCTTTCAGTGGACAGGCACAATGATAGGCGTCCATGATGGACTGGGTTATGGCACTCAGTCTGCTCTCCAGTCCATCTGTGGTGGACCTAACATCCGCCTGCTCCACTACACTTATGCTTCTACTTAGGGTCTCTTTGAAAGTGCCCCAATTTGTATTTCTGGGAGTACGAGTTGGAGGTCGGTCCCCGACTACCACCCTCAGAGCAAAACGAATGATTCTGTGATCTGACAGTGAGGGCTCTTTTGATACCCTCCACTGCGAGATCAACCCGATCATGTTGTCATTGCTTAGGGTAATGTCTAGGACTTCCCTGCGGACACTTGTTACGAAGGTTGGCTCGCAGCCCACATTCTCtatgttaatattattactaagtATAAATTCAAGCAGTGACTCACCCCTCATGTTGCAGTTCGTGCTACCCCATTCCGTGTGATGGGCATTTGCGTCACATCCTATGGTCAGGGGGAGATTGTTGGATTTACAATACTCCACCAGACCAAGTATCGATGGGGGGGGTGCTGTGGCTGACTCTCCCGGAAAGTATGCGGATGCAAGGACGAAGTCCGATCCTTCCTTGTCCTTCACTTGCACCGCCACCAGGTCTTGCGTTAGAAACtctgaaatacagaaaaagtCTATATCGGCTCTAACGACTACACAAGATCGGGGTctctcgctagagagatcccagattaccttgcTCCTTCTCATGTTGAGGCCTCTTACCTCTCCTTTGAACACCCAAGGTTCCTGGATTAGAAGGATGCCCAGGTTATCCGAGATGAACCTCTTCACGATGACTGCCGAGGCTGCCGATGCGTGATGTAGGTTCACCTGGGCCACTTCTATGCCGGTGCTGGAGCCTACAGAATCGGTTCTAAGAGAGACAGGTCCCCGTCTTCGTCCCCTTCATCGACCTGCATCTCCAACCCTTCCAGAAGCTCCTGGGTGGATGGCATCTTTTCTTCTTGCCCGTTGCTCTCGTCTGCATCCGCGGCGGTGGTCGCAGCCTGCCCAGCCGAGATGAGTCCGCTGGGGGATTCGCTATCCTCCCCTGAAACCACAGATGCAGTCGCCTCCTGCTCCTGGGTGAATGACATCTTTCCTTCCTGCCCGTTGCTTTCATCTGCATCCGCGGCGGCGGTCGCAACCTGCCCAGCCGAGATGGGTTCGCTGGGGGATTCGCTGTCCTTACCCGAAGCCACAGCTGCAGTCGCCTCATGCGCCGCTGGGCGGGCTACGGGAGGAGCTGGTGCTACGTTCATCCCCGTCTTGGCCTCTTGGCTCGTGGACGCAGCCTTGGGCCTCCATGGCCGCATCATAATCTTGCCGAAGCGGAAATTCAGTTTGAATCCCTTCAGCCTTATAAACTTGTAGGACTCGTCGTCCATCGTGATGTTGAGGTTCCACCCGGAACCCACAACACTGCTTGCTACGACTTTCCACGCCGAGGTACTTAAACCTTCGTTCTGGTTCCTCACCAGACTAAGCACGAAGTCGTAGCTATCCTCTGCACTTCTCGGAAAGAACGCTACCATGCTGTGTGTTCGCGGTATTTCCTCCCCTCTCTTTACACACAGGGCCGGGCCCTTCCAACCCTCGAGCCTTGGCGTGATCTCCTTCAGCCAGGTGGCCGACTTCTCTTCCTGGCAGTCGACCAGCAGCATGCCGCCCTTAAAGAATATGCCGTTAAAGGCACCGGTGAACTTATTGCCGATGGATAGGGCCTTTACCAGGCAGTTCTGTAGGGCTGTAAGTTGCTCAGGCTCTAGGGCCTCCGCCGGGTAATTGCGGGGCACCACTGCCATACGGATGCTACTTACAGCCTCCGAGTATTTGCGGCTTTCGGTACTTATTGGCTGCTGGTTGGGGTAGGAGCGCCTACCACTGGCCTCTTGTGGTTTATCTTCCCGTATTCTCTTGGGCTTAGGTGGCACCTGAGGCGTTATTTGGCCACCCTTCCTCTTCTCCGATCGACTAGGTGCCTCCTGGGTCGCCGGCCTTGCTGCGCTCTGTCCCTCCGACGAGGCTGCTTTAGCACGACGACGCCTTCGGTTCCTGCGTTTTGTCGCGGCCGATCCAGTACCACTTAAGAGTGGCTCCACTCATTCCCAATCTACGTGGGTCGTCATGACCTAATGGCTGTCCTGGCTCCGGGGTACATGGAATGTTCCCTCGTTGCCGTCTTCTTTTACGTTCACCCCTTGATTCCACTTTCGTGAAACCACCCTCCTCTCCGCAGTCGATCCTGCTCGAGGGGGTTGCGGGGTAGCGTTTGCGCGAATTGCGGTTGACGCGCTGCGTTGAGTGCCGCTGCAAGAGGGCacatcgtcgtcgtcgtcacGAGCGTGCTCTTCAAAGAGTGCACGTTCTTCCGGCGACAGGGCGTCCAAGAAGCTAAACTTACGCTTAGCCCCTGGGCCACTCTTGCCTGCGgtactgttgctgctgctgtccATGTTCACCGTTTTGATTGTCGTTGCTTTGGtcgttgccgttgttgttgtttgttgttgttgtttttgtggttgttgttgttgttgttctttcatCTTGTTCTTACGACCGTTCGGCTCGTGTTGTAAGCCTCCCGGTCTAGTCTTAAAGAAGGGGAGTCTAAAAGTCCACTGCGCCAGAGCCCCTTGACGCAgtaaggccaccgttacttcccaaggcggcccggtgttgggaaggctccgtacgaatacagccgaatttacctcctggctgcaaatcatccaatgggcacgggtcgcataacaccctggattaggaggtggtagctcttggtcaCCGTGCACATGCAGCCTCCGACAGCCACCGGGGGCGATGCTCTGCAGCAACATCTCCGGTAGCTGAGATATGCTGTGCTGTGCTGCGGTttaagcccctgcaccacgacaaggtgcctaccattcgcagaggtttacaggagaagcaaaaaaccgtataaaaggaaaccacttgagatattgaaacaaaattttcaaatctgaattaacaagaaactataagtatattttagaaaaaaaaataaagaaaaaattaagcaaattttatagtaggtgtcttacgatattttgaattttcatttctgaaacaaaataacgtatgatcaatctaaatttgtataaaaattaaaaatttgaatattaatgctttttttttaattttcagttgcaagttttttatatttcatgttatttttattattaatatgtacataagtaataggaaaaatttaaatatttcaagctaaaaaatgaggataatgtttaattattatatattaaataactaattattcaaaaggtatattatcataaaagtaataacagtcTGCTGGAATTAAAGTTTCTAGTCCTGCAGATGTTGCCATTTCTTCTTAGTTAttgttaaactttgcaaaagaATAGGCTGCTGAATTTCTAAAAAGCACGGGTctgatcacttggatcatgaagtcgccaaaccgaactctggtgGCTCCTTCTGTATCCATAtaccgagggagttgtgggtgggaagaaacCGTTGGAGAAAAGGGAGCTTCTTCACGCATGGGTCAAAGGTAGAGGGgtctactgtcaggagctctctatcaactccaatTTCTCCAACTTCCTaagtattgcagtgtcttccaggccgaggttggagccattaaggtagcagtagatttactactccggagtgcagcctccttcagaggagtgaccatcgactcagatagcagagcggcgattcctgccttgaactcattaagaATGAGAGAACTCAGAGCTGATTGAAGACCTAActtcgctatcaatagcatcgagtgtctttgtgataagaatgatatgagtgccagaccacagcggaatcgcaggaaacatgagctagcaagaagaggcaccctagaaccgctatcggtagaatgggagcggatctGTGCTCCCGTATCCTATTCTATTACTGCTGGGCCACAATTTTTACACACgctgtcgaaaaagtcttttgtcCCAAGATCGTTCGCATGAAATCTAGTGATATCTTTGTCCTCAGTACGGCAGCCTTTCCCTACTTTAGGGGCTTGTAACACGCCATTGTCCCATTGGcttccacgcagtaaggctgggagTCCTAGCAGACGCcatttgcagaagctgtatggaagaagattagGTGTAAagaactcaacacttccttcttggctgTCTTGCGTCAGGGAAGTCAAGACTTAATCACTTCGCGGCGCATACCTTCAGGCATCCCACCGAATTGGCGGAAAGCGTTTCGTTAATTTATAAGTTTGAACACAGGGGTTCTTgttttctatggcctcacaaaggacaacatatatgtacatatatagtagtccacgttCGATCAACCATGTAGCCTAAACTAACCAAAGCACATTGAACTTAATCactaaaaattaacataaacaataaatgaaggctaacttcgatataaaacaaaaaaacactctgttatatttacatacttgagTGATGatactttattttgtttaacgaaatcaaGCACTTTTTAATATAGATTGGGTATTTTTGATCccagaagcttaaaattttcgacacatatgtaatatgatgtggtgaatcgtaatcagtaaaaactcaattttgaattttttgatgatacgttattttgcttttcaggtgacgatatgttcTTTCtatactcatttatagttatcgtccctaccagaattgtttattttcgaaaatattttcatatttttttaaaacgatttttaacgaaaaaaagcaagattttcgtgactttttttcgaagttcgacatttttttgtttttaatgaaattgattatatttggtagggacgatagccgcagaactactgaagaataatccattcgatttttttatttcagacaacatgaatagccgctatcaccatgaccagtgaactactttttttgttggggactacttagatttaaaaaaaaaatattaaaaatgtaaaaaacgaaaaacaaatttttttttgcacatttcaaaatacaaatatgaatgtattaaaaaatttaaatgactgaattttgttgtcgcataaaaaaaatttttcctaaaaagttctaaaatgtatgcgttcacatgagagaacccccttaaagtatttccctggttttgattcttgcaagttgcaagagtataaaatgttcggttgcacccgaacttagcccttatcCTTAAGATCTTATTACATATGTTCTCATCCACAAATTGGAtagagcatatacatatgtatggatattGTTTCAGTGTTCATTCGTTGGGGTTCTTGATAATGCATGTAGTtgtatcatatgtacatatgtatgctgctTATCTACTGATGgtaaatactcgtatatacaagGCGCGTTCCAAAGTAGacttttttaatgtagcgcccctggtggcgccatctatacgttgattagtgcgttagaatctgctatctttatcgattgtccagtaagaatttcatgacatttggactggaagtgaaattattgcgttttaagtgtgagtatgtttgtcttatcggtgcgaaaatgagcttcgaacgaagagccaacattaaattttgttttaaaattggtaaaacttttaccgaagcgtttcaattgatgaaagaagTTTATGATGATTGCCTATCGCGTAGCAGAGAGCACGAGtgttttcaacgttttcaaagtggtcgtgaggacataaatgacgatcaacatgtgggtcaatcaaaataCGTGAATCACCATCGAAACAgtgcgtgaattcattaaaaattagccgaaatcatcattgggttaatgaaaatggaattgaacatctccaaaacatcgatatATCGCATTTTCcgatcaaaaattgctcagaatccaacatttgaaggacgattatttgaccaaagatcacattttaatcattaaccactCCACGTATTCACCTGGTATGGCACCGtatgacttcttccttttcggaaaaatgcatttgcccgtgaacggaaagcgttatgcagacgtagaggcaattcaaaagtcttgcaccggcatactgggggccataccggccaacgagctaaaacactctttcgatatgcttttggaccatgcaaaagcaaaaggagactattttgaataatataaattgattttgccgaaaaaaccatttgttctatttttttttaagtcctgtttagtTTGGAACTCACCTTGTACAATGTTAGATGTGTTTTCGCTGCGATGGATATAGGTTGTTTTCAATGtttgttgttgaaaaattaagattttgtgtgaaaataattttagttaaaacaagaaacataattaattaatgaatgttttgtgcgtaaaatacatatttttattactttccaATAGATTACGAAATTGCGTTCATAAATTTGgttttgaatatattattaGCTCGTATTTAATATATTGTGATGGAGTAGGAGAATCCCTATATAAGTTTTGCCTTGGACATATTTTTAGGGGGTTTACTAAATATTGTTATATGCAACATGCTAGTCGGCGgcgaaaaattctttaaaactaGTTTCGCGCATTGATCAGCTCGGTTTCGGCTCCAGCCAGCGTCCAGCGATATCGGTGTAATTTCGTATAATAATGTACGCGCATAGTTTTGAAGCTGATTTGTCGCTTTCGTCAGCTGTGCGCTTGGCTCGGCTTTGATCGTCCACTCTGCAGGCATGCATGCAGGCAATTTCTAGTgccattattattatatttattttatacactcATATATCTTTAGTATTATTAACTACTGTATTttgtttaaatcattttttattacaaattttttttcctcataatatcattattaatttttcatattatatagGTAATTATTTTTGTGTGATTTTCTTTTTACCTAATGAATTAATTTTCCAATGTTTCAGGATCTTTTGCGaatttattaaaagtatttttgatagATTTGATATGTGATACAGAAAAGCTGTATCTCGACATATTTCTTGTTGGTTAAATGTATTATATTGTCGAATGCGATACATGCCCTAACTCTGATAATATCTTTATGAATAACGAGTCTTTTTTTGTTCGTTATGATTTTCCGTTATCTTTTCTGGCTATGTGTTTCgcgtatttttttaagatttttgtttcGTCTGTGCGTTTTGGTGTATATTACATTTCCTTATTTATAATTCAGTTGTTTGGAATTGCTGTTATGGTATTGCAGGGTTCTGTCCTGGTTTTTTTTGGAGGCTTTCCTTGTATTGTCGGACTACttcgaatattaaatttttatgtatcaATTCAAGTTCAATTAATTTGCTATGCGTCCGGAGGTTTTGCCCCTTTGTTGTTGAATGGAAAGCTGGAGTTTTGGTATGTGTTATTCGTATTCGTTTGTAcctgtatatttattttgcacttATACCAGTAAATGTATGTAAGCCTCTTCGACTAACCAACTCAACACTAAAATTATGCCAGAAAATGGTCATTACAAACTTTGCGTTTGGGTATATTTGTGATAATATCTCGTCAACGTATTTGTATGTGTCTTTTTTTCGCGATATTTATCTCAATTAGTagagttttgaatatttgtcTGTTGAGCTTATATACATCTTATTGCTCATATAAAATGGGTATAAGTGTATGTATTCGCCTACTTTGTTCGGTATTGGTGCTGAACCTCTTGGTTGTTCATTTGGTAAGCGTTCGTACTTGCTGTTAGGACATGTTTCGCAGCTTTCTACTTCTACTTCTACCAGTAATGTCTTAGCGGAATTTCCTGGGCAATCGTAGTTTCTGGGAGCACGTCTGTTTGAGTTTTGTATGATTTGTTCTtgtcgttttttattttgtctagCAATGCGGTTGTGGTGTTAAAAAAAAGCGTATGTCGGCtattagaaaatatgttttttgaagttatttcgACGAGGTTCTCATCtgacttttttataataatttgagTTTCAAAGTAGTTTAATGGTTGCTTCTCTGTTGAATTTTTTCATTGTGAGTTATTCTCCcatgaaatttttcaactttttatactctggcTATAGAGTATTGTAGTTTTGTTCTTCgaacggttgtacgtattacctaaaactaatcgtgatagatatagggttatatatatataaagtttatCTTGATGATACTTGGTATGCGAGATCCCCAGTACAAAGAAAATTACGAGTGCGTATatgggcgtaatcgaaccacttccacgcccacaaatcgcaataaataaaattggacAAAAACTTGACATagctcccatataactaacataaagattttcaaacatatggctaactttactctatataattagttttttagtatgtaGCACGTTAATAATATGTGGTATTGGGACAAATAGATGAAATTGGGTCGATACTAcctcaactcccatatactacatataatgattttcgattttggttgacgttttacacctttaagtatttccctggctttgattcttgcaagttgcacccgaacttagcccttccttgcttgttaatattttattagggTTTTTTCTGATATGGAGAACATTTAAGATTGGTGCTCAGTATAAATTGTAAGATTTGCTATACCATATAATTAGTTTCTGTAATCACCAAATCAATTCCGAGTAACTCTTCCTCATTCGTAAAGTAGTTTTGTTCCGTTTGACAGAGTGTTAGTGAAATAAATGATTGGGTTTTGCGATAATACGACTCCTATAGCGAAATTGCTAACATCTGTGGTTAATTCGAAAAGTTGTATTCGTTATATTCTTCAGGAGTAAAGTAAATAAGAATATAGGTTACATAGACGTAAGGAAATTTACCGATATATGGTATCAGGATATCCTCTATACAtctatgaaaaatttatgaTGCATTTTTCAGACCGGAATTCGTATTTAATTCTATTTACACTAAAAAGTGTTGTCCTCTGTCATATCCTTTAATAAGGATCGTGTAGAAGCCAAACTATAAATCTAAAGTTGTAACTACTTTTGCATCTATTAGATTCTGTATCGGGTTCTCGACCATTTTGCGCTTGAGTTTCCCTTGTACCTTGGTACCTTTTTAAGCGTCTGTCCAATGAGTGAGTTTTTGATTGGATTATATTATATATCCGAC
Proteins encoded in this region:
- the LOC120768697 gene encoding uncharacterized protein LOC120768697 — translated: MDSSSNSTAGKSGPGAKRKFSFLDALSPEERALFEEHARDDDDDVPSCSGTQRSANRRRRRAKAASSEGQSAARPATQEAPSRSEKRKGGQITPQVPPKPKRIREDKPQEASGRRSYPNQQPISTESRKYSEAVSSIRMAVVPRNYPAEALEPEQLTALQNCLVKALSIGNKFTGAFNGIFFKGGMLLVDCQEEKSATWLKEITPRLEGWKGPALCVKRGEEIPRTHSMVAFFPRSAEDSYDFVLSLVRNQNEGLSTSAWKVVASSVVGSGWNLNITMDDESYKFIRLKGFKLNFRFGKIMMRPWRPKAASTSQEAKTGMNVAPAPPVARPAAHEATAAVASGKDSESPSEPISAGQVATAAADADESNGQEGKMSFTQEQEATASVVSGEDSESPSGLISAGQAATTAADADESNGQEEKMPSTQELLEGLEMQVDEGDEDGDLSLLEPIL